In one Desulfocurvus vexinensis DSM 17965 genomic region, the following are encoded:
- a CDS encoding cytidylyltransferase domain-containing protein, translated as MRRLGIVVARKGSSRLAGKNCQDLHGRPLYRWTVDAALATGLFDPLLVSTDDPLILEQCAGLPGVLAEARPAALCTATATALDVLAWALPRLAERFGPAGAFCLLQPTSPFRGAGDIRRVLAALDEPGVEFAVGVAPFASPPFFALALGEGGGPGVHPVHEGALTRVTRTQDVPALFHPAGGIFAGRPEAFLRQGHFYGPTSRGVVMDHFAAWDINTPEDMDFARALAPAALARAGEGA; from the coding sequence GTGAGGCGTCTGGGCATCGTGGTGGCCCGCAAGGGCTCCTCGCGGCTGGCGGGCAAGAATTGCCAGGACCTGCACGGCAGGCCCCTGTACCGCTGGACCGTGGACGCGGCCCTGGCCACGGGGCTGTTCGACCCGCTGCTGGTCAGCACCGACGATCCGCTGATCCTGGAACAGTGCGCCGGGCTGCCCGGGGTGCTGGCCGAGGCCCGGCCCGCGGCGCTGTGCACCGCGACGGCCACGGCCCTGGACGTGCTGGCCTGGGCCCTGCCGCGGCTGGCCGAACGCTTCGGGCCCGCCGGAGCCTTCTGCCTGCTGCAACCCACCAGCCCCTTCCGGGGCGCGGGGGACATCCGCCGGGTGCTGGCCGCCCTGGACGAGCCCGGGGTCGAGTTCGCCGTGGGCGTGGCGCCCTTTGCCTCGCCGCCGTTCTTCGCCCTGGCCCTGGGCGAGGGCGGCGGCCCGGGGGTCCATCCGGTCCACGAGGGCGCCCTGACCCGCGTGACCCGCACCCAGGACGTGCCCGCCCTGTTCCACCCGGCGGGGGGCATTTTCGCCGGGCGGCCCGAGGCCTTCCTGCGCCAGGGCCACTTCTACGGCCCCACCAGCCGGGGCGTGGTCATGGACCATTTCGCCGCCTGGGATATCAACACCCCCGAGGACATGGACTTCGCCCGGGCCCTGGCCCCGGCGGCCCTGGCCCGGGCCGGGGAGGGGGCATGA
- a CDS encoding cytidylyltransferase domain-containing protein, translated as MSELAALGVVQCRMASTRLPGKALADLDGRPVLEWVLRRALACRALDRVVLATTTGPEDEPVAALGRALGLPVVRGEAANVLARFAAVLEAHPARCVVRITADNPFTDPATVQRVVRHFLAAGLDYCYAARVPYGAGADAFPGPLLAGLHQRTQDPRHREHINTWFLDNHLGLRIGCVDAPPGCERPDARVTVDTAQDLTLARALAARLGPNPEARLGAGLAELIDAYDRLRAKE; from the coding sequence ATGAGCGAACTCGCCGCCCTGGGCGTGGTGCAGTGCCGCATGGCCTCCACGCGGCTGCCGGGCAAGGCCCTGGCCGACCTGGATGGCCGCCCGGTGCTGGAATGGGTGCTGCGCCGGGCCCTGGCCTGCCGGGCCCTGGACCGCGTGGTCCTGGCCACCACCACCGGGCCCGAGGACGAGCCCGTGGCCGCCCTGGGCCGGGCCCTGGGCCTGCCCGTGGTGCGCGGCGAGGCCGCCAACGTGCTGGCGCGCTTTGCCGCCGTGCTGGAGGCGCATCCCGCGCGCTGCGTGGTGCGCATCACGGCGGACAACCCCTTCACGGACCCGGCCACGGTGCAGCGCGTGGTGCGCCATTTCCTGGCCGCCGGGCTGGACTACTGCTACGCCGCGCGCGTGCCCTACGGCGCCGGGGCCGACGCCTTCCCCGGGCCGCTGCTGGCCGGGCTGCACCAGCGCACGCAGGACCCGCGCCACCGCGAGCATATCAACACCTGGTTCCTGGACAACCACCTGGGCCTGCGCATCGGCTGCGTGGACGCGCCGCCGGGCTGCGAGCGCCCGGACGCGCGCGTCACCGTGGACACCGCCCAGGACCTGACCCTGGCCCGGGCCCTGGCCGCGCGCCTGGGCCCGAACCCGGAGGCCCGCCTGGGCGCCGGGCTGGCCGAACTCATCGACGCCTACGACCGCCTGCGGGCAAAGGAGTGA
- a CDS encoding N-acetylneuraminate synthase family protein produces MAFRKTFSIGSRQVGAGCPAYLIAEIGRNHNADMDLARRMIDAAAQAGADAVKFQSFTARELLIRELPSATHIRETSGGAKSAYESTQEVELRPENHALLRDHAQARGLDFFSTPEDHSMVALLDGLGVPVFKIASLDVPYLDLIEAVAATGRPVILSTGMCYLGEVEKALGVLERHGVREVILLHCTSNYPPRYEDVNLAAMQTMARCFDVPVGYSDHTPGIGVSIAAAALGACVIERHFTLDRALPGPDQRLSLIPDDFAAMAREIRCVEAALGSPVKRPVAAEHEMRRLHRRRLVAARPLAAGTVLERADVACKCSEHGLEPELLPQILGRALAADMPMDAPFTLDTVLARGGR; encoded by the coding sequence ATGGCTTTTCGCAAGACGTTTTCCATCGGGTCCCGGCAGGTGGGCGCGGGCTGCCCCGCCTACCTCATCGCCGAGATCGGGCGCAACCACAACGCGGACATGGACCTGGCCCGGCGGATGATCGACGCCGCCGCCCAGGCCGGGGCCGACGCCGTGAAGTTCCAGTCCTTCACCGCCCGCGAGCTGCTCATCCGCGAGCTGCCCAGCGCGACGCACATCCGTGAGACCTCCGGCGGGGCCAAGTCGGCCTACGAGTCCACCCAGGAAGTGGAGCTGCGCCCGGAAAACCACGCCCTGCTGCGCGACCACGCCCAGGCCCGGGGCCTGGACTTCTTCTCCACCCCCGAGGACCATTCCATGGTCGCCCTGCTGGACGGCCTGGGCGTCCCGGTGTTCAAGATCGCCTCCCTGGACGTGCCCTACCTGGACCTCATCGAGGCCGTGGCCGCCACGGGCCGCCCGGTGATCCTCTCCACGGGCATGTGCTACCTGGGCGAGGTGGAAAAGGCCCTGGGCGTGCTGGAGCGCCACGGCGTGCGCGAGGTGATCCTCTTGCACTGCACCTCCAACTACCCCCCGCGCTACGAGGACGTGAACCTCGCGGCCATGCAGACCATGGCCCGCTGCTTCGACGTGCCCGTGGGCTATTCGGATCACACCCCGGGCATCGGCGTGAGCATCGCCGCCGCCGCCCTGGGCGCCTGCGTCATCGAACGCCATTTCACCCTGGACCGCGCCCTGCCCGGGCCGGATCAGCGCCTGTCGCTCATCCCCGACGACTTCGCGGCCATGGCCCGCGAGATCCGCTGCGTGGAGGCCGCCCTGGGCTCGCCGGTCAAGCGCCCGGTGGCCGCCGAGCACGAGATGCGCCGCCTGCACCGCCGTCGGCTGGTGGCCGCGCGGCCCCTGGCGGCGGGCACGGTGCTGGAGCGCGCCGACGTGGCCTGCAAGTGCAGCGAGCACGGCCTGGAGCCCGAGCTGCTGCCCCAGATCCTGGGCCGGGCCCTGGCTGCGGACATGCCCATGGACGCGCCCTTCACCCTGGACACCGTGCTGGCCCGGGGCGGACGGTAG
- a CDS encoding thiamine pyrophosphate-dependent dehydrogenase E1 component subunit alpha, whose product MSDHLFAGLAPGLSANARLYSAMLLVRRTEERLLALFNRGLVSGTTHACIGQEANAVGIIGLLDPGRDHVVSNHRCHGHYLAFGGSLAGLLGEVLGLDGGVCAGRGGSQHLRDGGFLSNGIQGGGAPVACGLALGARLAGREGGVTALCLGDGTLGQGVLYEALNMAALWSLPVLFLVEDNGYAQTTPTADAVAGSMVARGAAFGIRTAEIDSTDVLALREFGREAVGAVRDSGRPLFAVVHTQRLCAHSKGDDTRPPEAVAALCALDPLAVHGARLAQAEREAAEAWARARIDAALAAVASGLEGGAS is encoded by the coding sequence GTGAGCGACCACCTTTTCGCCGGGCTGGCCCCGGGCCTGTCCGCCAACGCGCGGCTCTACAGCGCCATGCTGCTCGTCCGGCGCACCGAGGAGCGCCTGCTGGCGCTGTTCAACCGGGGGCTGGTCAGCGGCACCACCCACGCCTGCATCGGCCAGGAGGCCAACGCCGTGGGCATCATCGGCCTGCTGGACCCCGGGCGGGACCATGTGGTCAGCAACCACCGCTGCCACGGGCACTACCTGGCCTTCGGCGGCTCCCTGGCCGGGCTGCTGGGCGAGGTGCTGGGCCTGGACGGCGGGGTCTGCGCCGGGCGCGGCGGCAGCCAGCACCTGCGCGACGGGGGCTTTTTGTCCAACGGCATCCAGGGCGGCGGGGCGCCGGTGGCCTGTGGGCTGGCCCTGGGCGCGCGGCTCGCGGGCCGCGAGGGCGGGGTCACGGCCCTGTGCCTGGGCGACGGGACCCTGGGCCAGGGCGTGCTCTACGAGGCTCTGAACATGGCCGCCCTGTGGAGCCTGCCCGTGCTGTTCCTGGTGGAGGACAACGGCTACGCCCAGACCACTCCGACCGCCGATGCCGTGGCCGGGTCCATGGTGGCGCGCGGCGCGGCCTTCGGCATCCGGACCGCCGAGATCGACTCCACGGACGTTCTGGCCCTGCGCGAGTTCGGGCGCGAGGCCGTGGGCGCCGTGCGCGACTCGGGGCGGCCGCTGTTCGCCGTGGTGCACACGCAGCGCCTGTGCGCCCACAGCAAGGGCGACGACACCCGGCCCCCCGAGGCCGTGGCCGCCCTGTGCGCCCTGGACCCGCTGGCCGTGCACGGCGCGCGGCTGGCCCAGGCCGAGCGGGAGGCCGCCGAGGCCTGGGCCCGGGCGCGCATCGATGCGGCCCTGGCGGCGGTGGCGTCCGGGCTGGAGGGAGGTGCGTCATGA
- a CDS encoding alpha-ketoacid dehydrogenase subunit beta, which produces MRVHEALNRALLGLLRDDPGVLVLGEDVRDPYGGAFKITAGLSSAFPGRVLGTPISEAGIVGLGTGLALAGLRPVVEIMFGDFVTLAADQLVNQAAKFRTMYGEAASVPLVVRTPMGGRRGYGPTHSQTLEKLFFGVPGLEVVAATHVCDPGALLRATVLGTACPVLFVENKLLYLEDVLDAEALRERHGMELTLAGAAPGTAVLAHPGRPDVTLVAYGGMTPLALEAAGTLLREEGLVCELVVPQRICPLDPGPILTSAARTRRVVVAEEGVGAWGWGAEVLALLAPLELAAPAQRVGAALEAIPARRDCEARVLPQAGDIVAAAVRTVDEDFL; this is translated from the coding sequence ATGAGGGTCCACGAGGCGTTGAATCGCGCCCTGCTCGGGCTGCTGCGCGACGACCCGGGCGTGCTGGTGCTGGGCGAGGACGTGCGCGACCCCTACGGCGGCGCGTTCAAGATCACGGCGGGCCTGTCCTCGGCCTTCCCGGGGCGCGTGCTGGGCACGCCCATCAGCGAGGCGGGCATTGTCGGCCTGGGCACGGGGCTGGCCCTGGCGGGCTTGCGGCCCGTGGTGGAGATCATGTTCGGCGATTTCGTGACCCTGGCGGCCGACCAGCTGGTCAACCAGGCCGCCAAGTTCCGGACCATGTACGGCGAGGCCGCGTCCGTGCCGCTGGTGGTGCGCACGCCCATGGGCGGGCGGCGGGGCTATGGCCCGACCCACAGCCAGACGCTGGAGAAGCTCTTCTTCGGCGTTCCGGGGCTGGAGGTGGTGGCCGCGACCCACGTCTGCGACCCCGGGGCCCTGTTGCGCGCCACCGTGCTCGGCACGGCCTGCCCCGTGCTTTTCGTGGAGAACAAACTGCTGTATCTTGAGGATGTTCTGGACGCAGAAGCCCTGCGGGAGCGCCACGGGATGGAACTGACCCTGGCCGGGGCCGCCCCGGGCACGGCGGTGCTGGCCCATCCGGGCCGCCCCGATGTGACCCTGGTGGCCTACGGGGGCATGACGCCCCTGGCCCTGGAGGCCGCCGGGACGCTGCTGCGCGAGGAAGGGCTGGTCTGCGAACTCGTGGTGCCGCAGCGCATCTGCCCGCTGGACCCCGGGCCCATTCTGACCAGCGCAGCGCGCACGCGGCGCGTGGTGGTAGCCGAGGAGGGCGTGGGCGCCTGGGGCTGGGGCGCCGAGGTGCTGGCCCTGCTGGCGCCCCTGGAGTTGGCGGCCCCGGCCCAGCGCGTGGGCGCGGCCCTGGAGGCCATCCCCGCGCGGCGCGACTGCGAGGCCCGGGTGTTGCCCCAGGCGGGCGACATCGTGGCCGCCGCCGTGCGCACCGTGGACGAGGATTTCCTGTAG
- a CDS encoding biotin/lipoyl-containing protein, whose translation MLHVVTIPRLNANEDEILVADVLPVAGDFVAAGQELFVLETAKAAVSVEAEAPGHVRLVLVAAGQTARVGAVALVLSDSAAEPLGQWESAAAGAPGPEEPPAPRSTAKERLLARGARGHGAREAAPAPPNWTPDPVPSAGLDFVRLARAALAALEPLPAGAPPLELGPGSTGRGPGWAVAPGATIAPGARIVARRVVLAEGAVVGAGTHIEADAVYLGPQAKVGARTSVVTGEFVAADGAYVGEGVEVDLGGGRSAESRLLVGRASLVSPRCFVNTCREVVLEDESALSPGVYVFTHRFWQSVLDGYSVAFAGVRLCANAWVGAGCQVLPGVVVGAGAVVMSNSTVTGPVPPECMAAGVPATVTRRGLRRELPAVDKDEAMRAVLREFAGHLAFKGCTVRAQGDALEVGLADGTRRTVIFLPHEAQEPHGAQAAPAPGSVVLAFGPLPEAGAECAVFDLAAREFSGPQDRLVHELRNFLRRRGLRFAPFAWDGGFRHGL comes from the coding sequence ATGCTGCACGTCGTGACCATACCCAGGCTCAACGCCAACGAGGACGAGATTCTGGTGGCGGACGTTCTGCCCGTGGCCGGGGATTTCGTGGCCGCCGGGCAGGAACTGTTCGTGCTGGAAACGGCCAAGGCCGCCGTGTCCGTGGAGGCCGAGGCCCCCGGGCATGTGCGCCTGGTGCTGGTGGCCGCCGGGCAGACGGCCCGCGTGGGCGCCGTGGCCCTGGTGCTTTCCGACTCCGCCGCCGAGCCCCTGGGGCAGTGGGAGAGCGCCGCCGCCGGGGCACCCGGGCCTGAAGAACCGCCCGCCCCGCGTTCCACGGCCAAGGAACGCCTGCTGGCGCGTGGCGCACGCGGGCACGGCGCGCGGGAGGCCGCCCCGGCCCCCCCGAACTGGACACCGGACCCCGTGCCCAGCGCCGGGCTGGACTTCGTGCGCCTGGCGCGCGCGGCCCTGGCCGCCCTGGAGCCCCTGCCTGCGGGCGCGCCCCCGCTGGAGCTGGGCCCCGGGAGCACGGGGCGCGGGCCGGGTTGGGCCGTGGCGCCGGGGGCGACCATCGCGCCGGGCGCGCGCATCGTCGCCCGCCGGGTGGTGCTGGCCGAGGGCGCCGTGGTCGGCGCGGGCACGCATATCGAGGCCGACGCCGTGTACCTGGGGCCCCAGGCCAAGGTCGGGGCGCGCACCAGCGTGGTCACGGGAGAATTTGTGGCTGCCGACGGGGCCTATGTCGGCGAGGGCGTGGAAGTGGACCTGGGCGGCGGGCGCAGTGCCGAATCGCGCCTGCTGGTGGGCCGGGCGAGCCTTGTCTCGCCGCGCTGCTTCGTCAACACCTGCCGCGAGGTGGTGCTCGAGGACGAATCGGCCCTGAGCCCGGGGGTCTACGTGTTCACCCACCGCTTCTGGCAGAGCGTGCTGGACGGCTACAGCGTGGCCTTCGCCGGGGTGCGGCTGTGCGCCAACGCCTGGGTCGGCGCGGGCTGCCAGGTGCTGCCGGGTGTGGTGGTGGGCGCCGGGGCCGTGGTCATGTCCAACTCCACCGTCACCGGGCCCGTGCCGCCGGAATGCATGGCCGCAGGAGTCCCGGCCACGGTCACGCGCCGGGGCCTGCGCCGCGAGCTGCCCGCCGTCGACAAGGACGAGGCCATGCGGGCCGTGCTGCGCGAGTTTGCCGGGCATCTGGCCTTCAAGGGCTGCACCGTGCGCGCCCAGGGCGACGCATTGGAGGTCGGGCTTGCGGACGGCACGCGGCGGACCGTCATTTTTCTGCCCCACGAAGCCCAGGAGCCCCACGGGGCGCAGGCGGCCCCGGCCCCGGGCAGCGTGGTGCTGGCCTTCGGCCCGCTGCCGGAGGCGGGCGCGGAGTGCGCCGTATTCGACCTCGCGGCCCGGGAGTTCTCCGGCCCGCAGGACAGGCTGGTCCACGAGCTGCGCAACTTCTTGCGCCGCCGGGGCCTGCGCTTTGCGCCCTTTGCCTGGGACGGCGGCTTCCGTCATGGGCTGTAG
- a CDS encoding TIM barrel protein, with translation MGCSAVSGRAAISLALQGLVDPALEDRAALVLHAARTYAGVVDGFEIGFFTDQMQRHRAALERADVRAALGAFPANTLHFAARRGARPGWADLGPCIALAGELFEAGLVVHASLHLDMAELFAAARAAAPRGLPLLFENLDGDAARGASLEDCQTAAREHPRWGVVLDYAHALEAEARGGAGPEQFLRALGAAVGQVHFSWPGNLYPQALMGPGFSTRHSMVHLAPQAGERAARFLRQARPALVTIEGVVPPGPAGARMVRAEAAFIAANRVEDALEP, from the coding sequence ATGGGCTGTAGCGCCGTGAGCGGGCGGGCGGCCATATCCCTGGCCCTGCAAGGCCTGGTGGACCCGGCCCTGGAGGACCGCGCGGCGCTGGTGCTGCACGCGGCGCGGACCTACGCGGGGGTGGTGGACGGCTTCGAGATCGGTTTTTTCACCGATCAGATGCAGCGCCACCGCGCGGCCCTGGAGCGCGCGGACGTGCGCGCGGCCCTGGGGGCGTTTCCCGCCAATACGCTGCATTTCGCCGCGCGGCGCGGGGCCCGGCCCGGGTGGGCCGACCTCGGGCCGTGCATCGCCCTGGCCGGGGAGCTGTTCGAGGCCGGGCTCGTGGTCCACGCCAGCCTGCACCTGGACATGGCGGAGCTTTTTGCCGCCGCGCGCGCTGCCGCGCCCCGGGGCCTGCCGTTGCTGTTCGAGAACCTGGACGGCGACGCCGCCCGGGGCGCGAGCCTCGAGGACTGCCAGACGGCGGCCCGCGAGCACCCGCGCTGGGGCGTGGTGCTCGACTACGCCCACGCCCTGGAAGCCGAGGCCCGGGGCGGGGCCGGGCCGGAACAGTTCCTGCGAGCCCTGGGGGCAGCGGTGGGGCAGGTGCATTTTTCCTGGCCGGGGAACCTCTACCCGCAGGCCCTGATGGGCCCGGGGTTCTCCACGCGGCACAGCATGGTCCATCTGGCGCCCCAGGCCGGGGAGCGCGCCGCGCGCTTCCTGCGCCAGGCGCGGCCTGCGCTGGTGACCATCGAGGGCGTGGTGCCGCCCGGGCCTGCCGGGGCGCGGATGGTCCGCGCCGAGGCCGCGTTCATTGCCGCAAACCGCGTCGAGGATGCCCTGGAGCCATGA
- a CDS encoding sulfotransferase family protein, whose product MTMTGDYAGQDLVFVVGCPRSGTTWVQRLLAACPGVRTGQESDLFDEYVGPALRHWRRDLASPGRPVGMGCHHTEEQFQDILRQFLLRLLAPMRAGLGPGELFVEKTPSHALYLPEIAELLPRCRVVHVLRDCRDAVASLLAASRGWGAGWAPPTARGAAAMWTRHVRAAAQGRELFGPRFVEVRYEALLAAPEAGLRALAVDFLGLPLDAAGLARAVAACRAEAGGGAALPVGGQWARAGAAPGEPEGFVRRARAGGWRQELGRLDMLRVWRAARRDMARAGYPWPWPWQALAPRPGGGRR is encoded by the coding sequence ATGACCATGACCGGCGACTACGCGGGCCAGGATCTGGTGTTCGTGGTCGGCTGCCCGCGCAGCGGCACCACCTGGGTCCAGCGGCTGCTGGCGGCCTGCCCCGGGGTGCGCACCGGGCAGGAGTCGGACCTCTTCGACGAATACGTGGGCCCGGCCCTGCGCCACTGGCGGCGCGACCTGGCCAGCCCCGGGCGGCCCGTGGGCATGGGCTGCCACCACACCGAGGAGCAGTTCCAGGACATCCTGCGCCAGTTCCTGCTGCGCCTGCTGGCGCCCATGCGCGCCGGGCTGGGCCCAGGCGAGCTGTTCGTGGAGAAGACGCCCTCCCACGCCCTGTACCTGCCCGAGATCGCCGAACTTTTGCCGCGCTGCCGGGTGGTCCATGTGCTGCGCGACTGCCGCGACGCCGTGGCCTCGCTGCTGGCAGCCTCGCGCGGCTGGGGCGCGGGCTGGGCCCCGCCCACGGCCCGGGGGGCTGCGGCCATGTGGACGCGCCACGTGCGCGCCGCCGCCCAGGGCCGCGAGCTGTTCGGGCCGCGCTTCGTTGAGGTGCGCTACGAGGCCCTGCTGGCGGCGCCCGAGGCCGGGTTGCGCGCCCTGGCCGTGGATTTCCTGGGCCTGCCCCTGGACGCCGCCGGGCTGGCCCGGGCCGTGGCGGCCTGCCGGGCGGAGGCGGGCGGCGGGGCCGCCCTGCCCGTGGGCGGGCAGTGGGCGCGCGCGGGCGCGGCCCCCGGCGAGCCCGAGGGCTTCGTGCGCCGGGCCCGGGCCGGGGGCTGGCGCCAAGAGCTGGGGCGGCTGGACATGCTGCGCGTGTGGCGCGCGGCGCGGCGCGACATGGCCCGGGCGGGCTACCCCTGGCCCTGGCCCTGGCAGGCCCTGGCCCCGCGCCCGGGCGGGGGGCGGCGATGA
- a CDS encoding glycosyltransferase family 2 protein, translating into MSAQGTPAPRMAAVIPTFRRPASLLRALESLRHQTLEDFSVLVVDNAAQAEVAALVREFAATAPMPVRYVAQPVPGLHSARNLALRVAGADVLAFTDDDATFEPGWLAVHQRAFAADPGLGAAGGPVLPVFEAPPPDWLTRRLAGQREFPVLSLVQPLGADIRGPEAPVYGVNMAVRRELAVALGGFHPECFGAVWLGDGETGLMRKLAGAGHGLAALAGAVVHHHIPPERMTPVYFCRRMANQGAADVYTDFHRALPGRARLLRHAGGLALRHWRTWARAWLLRGRTGPGELDTQMAAAATLARLGYVLRLTWDARLRALVRRDNWMDDDPAGPGGEARP; encoded by the coding sequence ATGAGCGCCCAGGGCACCCCGGCCCCGCGCATGGCGGCGGTGATCCCCACCTTCCGGCGGCCCGCCAGCCTGCTGCGGGCCCTGGAAAGCCTGCGCCACCAGACCCTGGAGGACTTTTCCGTGCTGGTGGTGGACAACGCCGCCCAGGCCGAGGTGGCGGCCCTGGTGCGGGAGTTCGCGGCCACGGCGCCCATGCCCGTGCGCTATGTGGCCCAGCCCGTGCCGGGGCTGCACAGCGCGCGCAACCTGGCCTTGCGCGTGGCCGGGGCGGACGTGCTGGCCTTCACCGACGACGACGCGACCTTCGAGCCCGGCTGGCTGGCCGTCCACCAGCGGGCCTTCGCGGCGGACCCGGGGTTGGGCGCCGCCGGGGGGCCGGTGTTGCCCGTGTTCGAGGCCCCGCCGCCGGACTGGCTCACGCGGCGCCTGGCCGGGCAGCGCGAGTTCCCGGTCCTGAGCCTGGTGCAGCCCTTGGGCGCCGACATCCGGGGCCCGGAGGCGCCCGTCTACGGGGTGAACATGGCCGTGCGCCGCGAGCTGGCCGTGGCCCTGGGCGGCTTCCACCCGGAGTGCTTCGGCGCCGTGTGGCTGGGCGACGGCGAGACGGGGCTCATGCGCAAGCTGGCCGGGGCCGGGCACGGGCTGGCTGCCCTGGCCGGGGCCGTGGTGCATCACCACATTCCGCCGGAGCGTATGACCCCGGTCTATTTTTGCAGGCGCATGGCCAACCAGGGCGCGGCGGACGTGTACACCGACTTCCACCGGGCCCTGCCGGGCCGGGCGCGGCTGCTGCGCCACGCCGGGGGCCTGGCCCTGCGCCACTGGCGCACCTGGGCCCGGGCGTGGCTGCTGCGCGGGCGCACCGGCCCCGGCGAGCTGGACACGCAGATGGCCGCCGCCGCCACCCTGGCGCGGCTGGGCTACGTGCTGCGCCTGACCTGGGACGCGCGCCTGCGCGCCCTGGTGCGGCGCGACAACTGGATGGACGACGACCCGGCAGGCCCGGGCGGGGAGGCGCGGCCATGA
- a CDS encoding cupin domain-containing protein, which yields MSAQVERIEHGGEILGIIIRAEFRKDGIEFFTPDHFSQQLAYMRRPAGHVIEAHEHNPVPREVLHTREVLLVRSGRLRVDFYAQNRDYLESRVLGAGDVILLATGGHGFEMLEDAEIIEVKQGPYTGQEDKTRFAGIDACQACIKGGGR from the coding sequence ATGAGCGCGCAGGTGGAACGCATCGAGCACGGGGGCGAGATCCTGGGCATCATCATCCGCGCGGAGTTCCGCAAGGACGGCATCGAATTCTTCACCCCGGACCATTTTTCGCAGCAGCTGGCCTACATGCGCCGCCCGGCGGGCCACGTCATCGAGGCCCACGAGCACAACCCCGTGCCGCGCGAGGTGCTGCACACCCGCGAGGTGCTCCTGGTGCGCAGCGGCAGGCTGCGGGTGGACTTTTACGCGCAAAACAGGGACTATCTGGAAAGTCGCGTCCTTGGGGCTGGCGACGTGATCCTGCTGGCCACGGGCGGCCACGGCTTCGAGATGCTCGAAGACGCCGAGATCATCGAGGTCAAGCAGGGGCCCTACACCGGCCAGGAGGACAAGACGCGCTTTGCGGGCATCGACGCCTGCCAGGCCTGCATCAAGGGCGGCGGGCGATGA
- a CDS encoding DegT/DnrJ/EryC1/StrS family aminotransferase, which produces MGEFIPVNEPLLGGNEGRYLAQCVDTGWVSSEGPFVERFEAGFAARTGRAHAVAVANGTAALELAVAALGLGPGDEVILPSFTIISCAAAVVRAGAVPVVVDSDPRTWCMDVGAVRAALTPRTRAVMAVHIYGLPVDMDPLLELAEAHGLAVIEDAAEAHGLTYKGRPCGGLGTVSVLSFYPNKLVTTGEGGMVLTGDATLAARVRSLANLCFEPPRRFVHHALGWNYRMSNLQAAVGLAQLERLDEAVARKRAMGRRYTELLDGVPGLTLPLAATEHAENIYWVYGVVLDEAVPLDAEEAMRRLGALGVGTRPFFWPMHEQPVLRDMGLFAGVRCPVAERLARRGFYIPGGLALTPAQQERAAAALREVLAHA; this is translated from the coding sequence ATGGGCGAGTTCATTCCCGTCAACGAGCCGCTGCTGGGCGGCAACGAGGGCCGCTACCTGGCCCAGTGCGTGGACACGGGCTGGGTCTCCTCCGAAGGGCCCTTCGTGGAGCGCTTCGAGGCGGGCTTTGCCGCGCGCACGGGCCGGGCCCATGCCGTGGCCGTGGCCAACGGCACCGCCGCCCTGGAGCTGGCCGTGGCCGCCCTGGGCCTGGGGCCCGGCGACGAGGTCATCCTGCCCTCGTTCACCATCATTTCCTGCGCCGCGGCGGTGGTCCGCGCCGGGGCCGTGCCCGTGGTGGTGGACAGCGACCCGCGCACCTGGTGCATGGACGTGGGCGCCGTGCGGGCCGCGCTGACCCCGCGCACCCGGGCCGTCATGGCCGTGCATATCTACGGCCTGCCCGTGGACATGGACCCCCTGCTGGAGCTGGCCGAGGCCCACGGGCTGGCCGTCATCGAGGACGCCGCCGAGGCCCACGGGCTGACCTACAAGGGGCGGCCCTGCGGCGGGCTGGGCACGGTGTCGGTGCTGAGCTTCTACCCCAACAAGCTGGTGACCACGGGCGAGGGCGGCATGGTGCTCACTGGCGACGCGACCCTGGCCGCGCGGGTGCGCTCCCTGGCCAACCTCTGCTTCGAGCCGCCCCGGCGCTTCGTCCACCATGCGCTGGGCTGGAACTACCGCATGTCCAACCTCCAGGCCGCCGTGGGCCTGGCCCAGCTGGAGCGCCTGGACGAGGCTGTGGCGCGCAAGCGGGCCATGGGCCGGCGCTACACGGAGCTGCTGGACGGCGTGCCCGGGCTGACCCTGCCCCTGGCGGCCACGGAGCACGCCGAGAACATCTACTGGGTCTACGGGGTGGTGCTGGACGAGGCCGTGCCCCTGGACGCGGAGGAGGCCATGCGCCGCCTGGGGGCCCTGGGCGTGGGCACGCGGCCCTTTTTCTGGCCCATGCACGAGCAGCCCGTGCTGCGCGACATGGGCCTGTTCGCCGGGGTGCGCTGCCCGGTGGCCGAACGGCTGGCCCGGCGCGGGTTCTACATTCCCGGCGGCCTGGCCCTGACCCCGGCCCAGCAGGAGCGCGCGGCCGCCGCCCTGCGCGAGGTGCTGGCCCATGCCTGA